The Bacteroidota bacterium genome window below encodes:
- a CDS encoding efflux RND transporter permease subunit, with product MQKVLSAFVKFPFYGKMFIVILLLIGGVSIMNMRKATFPIVESTTLQVSVSYPGATPKEMEEGVATLIENAIRGIPGIKEFSSKSMENIAQVTIDANSNYDMDELLSDVKNAVDGISNFPADAEKPVVAKLRRKDLAVFLNLISENDDLHELNKEANRIEDDFNATGFISQITISGIPKNMELVVEIDDDQLRRYNLDLSTIKNAISSNNLDIHGGTIRSQREEIKIVCRQRTVQPKEIKKIIVGANQSGKLLTIGDIADVRLTFEETPNSSYVNGRQCASIQIQKLANEDLEQISEYVHEYINTYNATHENTSLTASHDFLENINSQLSTLLNSGLLGILLIILMLSLFLNFRLSIWVAWGIPASFLGMFICASLSGVTLNLISLFGMILIIGILVDDGVVIGENIFTHYEKGKSPRRAAIDGTMEVLPAVFTSVLTTMIAFTPLFFVEGQLKMMYEMAFVVIAILIFSLVEAIFVLPGHLASPKVLQPLKKKSIYGKIRNVTEKLILKLRDKLYLPFVNILVRNKAISLSVVTASIIITVGLFMSGKISFVFFPGQPIEMFNVDLALKPGANEELTKEKLFFIEQQIWEANNELAEEYGDTMSYIASTDVTMGNSFSGTENGTNSGMISVFLNPMKEASINDDILKQRIIEKTNNIPEAYKYAVGASNRFGAPVSYSLLGYDPDELENTKVAFESELGKISSLYNITNNSQLGGQEVRITLKPEAYIKGFTNSSVMQQVRNGFYGGLAQRMQEGKDEIWLYVRYPKNNRETIGQLEKMLISNQQGSYPLESIAKVTFDRSLNTINRYNGRREIRVDAYMRDQSENVTPILNEVEDVIIPKLKNSFPQVNFEIQGQQKDSAEQMGSMITYFSIAFLIIVLIIMIYFKSFIQGLLVLIMIPLGVVGAVWGHAIHGHPVSMMSLWGFIGLSGTIINDAIVFLSKYNQSLIKGQKVMDAVLEAGKQRFRPIFLTSVTTTAGLMPLILSNSPDAQLLIPMAIALAYGILFGTIFILIILPVVTLIANNLQIGVKRLMGNKDITPEMVEVAVINHQIEEKLNKAMGKDFEV from the coding sequence ATGCAAAAAGTATTATCCGCATTTGTAAAATTCCCCTTTTACGGGAAAATGTTTATTGTGATACTCCTGCTTATTGGTGGTGTATCAATAATGAATATGCGAAAGGCAACTTTCCCGATAGTTGAATCTACCACCTTACAGGTCAGTGTTAGTTATCCTGGCGCTACACCAAAAGAGATGGAAGAAGGGGTTGCCACACTAATCGAAAATGCAATTAGAGGCATTCCTGGCATAAAGGAGTTTTCATCGAAATCGATGGAAAACATAGCTCAGGTTACAATTGACGCAAACAGCAATTACGACATGGACGAATTGTTAAGCGATGTGAAAAATGCTGTTGACGGAATCTCAAACTTTCCTGCCGATGCAGAAAAACCGGTTGTAGCCAAATTGAGAAGGAAAGATCTGGCTGTTTTTCTGAACCTGATTTCAGAAAACGACGATTTGCATGAACTAAATAAAGAGGCCAATCGTATTGAAGACGATTTTAATGCAACAGGGTTTATTTCACAAATTACCATTTCAGGGATACCAAAAAACATGGAGCTGGTAGTTGAAATAGACGACGATCAGTTACGCAGATACAATCTCGATTTAAGTACAATAAAAAATGCTATCTCATCCAACAACCTCGATATTCATGGTGGCACAATCCGTAGTCAACGCGAAGAGATTAAAATTGTTTGCCGTCAACGTACAGTTCAACCCAAAGAAATAAAAAAAATTATTGTTGGTGCAAATCAATCAGGGAAGCTACTTACCATTGGCGACATTGCCGATGTAAGACTGACTTTTGAGGAAACACCAAACAGTAGTTATGTTAACGGGCGACAGTGTGCTTCTATTCAGATACAAAAATTAGCTAACGAAGATCTGGAGCAAATCTCAGAATATGTTCATGAATATATAAACACGTACAACGCAACTCACGAAAATACTTCACTTACTGCTTCACACGATTTTCTTGAAAATATAAATAGCCAGTTATCAACACTATTAAACAGTGGCTTGTTAGGAATCCTACTCATTATACTAATGCTATCTTTATTCCTGAACTTCCGCTTATCTATTTGGGTGGCCTGGGGAATCCCCGCTTCATTTCTAGGAATGTTTATTTGTGCAAGTCTTTCAGGAGTTACACTGAACCTGATTTCCCTTTTTGGAATGATTCTTATTATCGGAATTTTGGTTGACGATGGAGTAGTTATAGGCGAAAATATTTTCACCCACTACGAAAAAGGAAAATCGCCCAGAAGGGCTGCCATTGACGGCACAATGGAAGTATTGCCTGCCGTTTTCACATCAGTACTAACCACCATGATTGCATTTACGCCACTGTTTTTTGTTGAAGGACAATTAAAAATGATGTACGAAATGGCGTTCGTGGTTATTGCTATTCTGATCTTTTCTTTGGTGGAAGCCATTTTTGTATTACCTGGTCACCTTGCTAGCCCGAAGGTTTTACAACCACTCAAAAAAAAGTCGATTTATGGTAAAATCAGGAATGTAACTGAAAAATTGATTCTTAAACTTCGCGATAAACTCTATCTGCCCTTTGTAAACATTCTGGTACGAAATAAAGCCATCAGCCTTTCAGTAGTTACAGCATCAATAATAATAACAGTAGGTTTATTTATGAGTGGGAAAATCTCTTTTGTTTTTTTTCCGGGGCAACCCATTGAAATGTTTAATGTGGATTTAGCTTTAAAACCTGGTGCCAACGAAGAGTTGACCAAAGAGAAACTCTTCTTTATCGAGCAGCAAATTTGGGAAGCTAACAATGAGTTGGCCGAGGAATATGGCGATACCATGTCGTACATCGCATCTACTGATGTTACTATGGGAAATTCGTTTAGCGGAACAGAAAATGGAACAAATTCGGGTATGATTAGTGTTTTTCTCAATCCTATGAAAGAAGCAAGTATTAATGATGACATCTTGAAACAACGCATTATTGAAAAAACAAATAATATACCTGAAGCCTATAAATATGCTGTTGGGGCATCGAACAGATTCGGTGCACCGGTTTCATATAGTCTTTTGGGTTACGATCCAGATGAACTCGAAAATACAAAGGTTGCATTCGAATCGGAATTAGGGAAAATTTCTTCACTTTATAATATTACAAATAACAGTCAGCTGGGGGGCCAGGAGGTAAGAATTACTTTAAAACCAGAGGCATATATTAAAGGATTTACTAATTCATCGGTAATGCAACAGGTCCGGAATGGATTTTATGGGGGGCTTGCCCAACGAATGCAGGAAGGCAAAGATGAAATATGGCTTTATGTTCGTTACCCAAAAAATAATCGGGAAACAATTGGGCAACTTGAGAAAATGTTGATTTCGAACCAGCAGGGCTCTTACCCTCTAGAAAGTATAGCAAAGGTAACATTCGACCGTAGCTTGAATACCATTAACCGCTACAACGGGCGGCGAGAAATTAGGGTTGATGCTTACATGCGAGACCAGAGCGAAAATGTAACACCTATTTTAAATGAAGTTGAAGATGTTATTATTCCAAAGTTGAAAAATAGTTTCCCACAGGTAAATTTCGAAATACAAGGACAGCAAAAAGATAGTGCCGAGCAAATGGGTAGTATGATTACCTATTTTAGTATCGCCTTTCTTATTATCGTTTTAATTATCATGATTTACTTTAAATCCTTTATTCAGGGTTTATTGGTTTTAATTATGATTCCTTTAGGTGTTGTGGGGGCAGTTTGGGGGCATGCCATTCATGGTCATCCGGTTTCGATGATGAGTCTATGGGGGTTTATTGGGTTATCAGGAACCATTATTAACGACGCTATTGTGTTTCTATCCAAATACAATCAAAGCTTGATAAAAGGACAGAAGGTGATGGATGCTGTACTTGAAGCCGGCAAACAACGATTCCGCCCCATATTCCTGACATCGGTAACAACCACAGCAGGGCTAATGCCTCTCATTTTATCCAATAGTCCTGATGCGCAGCTTCTAATTCCAATGGCTATTGCTCTTGCTTATGGGATTTTGTTTGGTACAATTTTCATCCTGATAATTCTTCCGGTTGTAACACTTATTGCTAACAACCTCCAGATTGGAGTAAAAAGACTTATGGGTAATAAAGATATAACTCCTGAAATGGTTGAGGTGGCAGTAATCAACCATCAAATCGAAGAGAAACTTAATAAAGCGATGGGCAAGGACTTTGAAGTATAG
- a CDS encoding efflux RND transporter periplasmic adaptor subunit yields MKQKIITTVLSLLILIIAVVASMMFLRNKPEAKKDLVVQNSIAVKSKVVTNQQISSDIKYPGRVNSAENVSLAAEVNGRIMQGSVPLKEGQSFTKGQLLVEIFGEDTEASLKASRSNFLRTLSLTLPDINIDFSESYNKWNTYFQIVNINNKLPKLPEIKSESEKVFMASNGVLSEYYNIQKQEITLDKYQIWAPFSGYYKVVNKEVGALASNGVEIAIIVRNDKLEVIVPISVKDAKRVKHGQKFRIISNEKEYIGTLSRIAGFVEESTQSVNIYISYTPESKHELFEGELVSVSFNTTTIQLGTSLPREAVMPDGTVFIVVDNKLKKQAVEIIQQLEDESCVKGLNEGDTVVVESLVNVQNGQEVKLIN; encoded by the coding sequence ATGAAACAGAAAATAATAACTACAGTTTTAAGTCTGCTAATATTGATAATAGCGGTAGTGGCTTCTATGATGTTTTTAAGAAACAAGCCCGAGGCAAAAAAAGATTTGGTTGTTCAAAATTCAATTGCAGTAAAATCTAAAGTTGTTACAAACCAGCAAATTAGTTCTGACATAAAATATCCAGGTCGGGTGAATTCTGCTGAAAATGTTTCACTCGCGGCTGAAGTTAATGGTCGGATTATGCAAGGCAGTGTTCCACTTAAAGAAGGACAATCATTTACAAAAGGACAGCTACTAGTGGAAATTTTTGGTGAAGATACCGAAGCCTCTTTGAAAGCCTCAAGAAGCAATTTTCTGCGGACACTTTCGCTTACACTACCTGATATCAACATAGACTTTTCGGAAAGTTACAATAAGTGGAATACCTATTTTCAGATCGTAAACATTAACAATAAATTACCAAAATTGCCAGAAATTAAAAGCGAAAGCGAAAAGGTGTTTATGGCATCTAATGGTGTTTTGTCTGAATACTATAACATTCAAAAACAAGAGATTACTCTGGATAAATATCAAATATGGGCTCCATTTTCCGGATATTACAAAGTCGTTAACAAAGAGGTTGGAGCACTTGCATCAAATGGTGTTGAAATTGCCATAATTGTTCGCAACGATAAGCTGGAAGTAATTGTTCCAATTTCAGTTAAAGATGCGAAAAGAGTAAAACACGGCCAGAAATTCAGGATAATTTCAAACGAAAAGGAATATATAGGAACACTATCGCGGATTGCCGGATTTGTTGAAGAGTCAACACAGTCGGTAAATATCTATATCTCCTACACACCGGAAAGTAAACACGAATTATTTGAAGGCGAATTGGTTTCGGTAAGTTTTAATACCACAACGATTCAATTGGGCACCTCTTTGCCACGTGAGGCTGTGATGCCTGATGGAACTGTATTTATAGTAGTCGACAATAAACTTAAAAAGCAAGCTGTAGAAATCATTCAGCAATTAGAAGATGAGTCGTGTGTAAAAGGGCTGAATGAAGGTGATACTGTTGTAGTTGAGTCACTTGTAAATGTTCAAAACGGACAGGAAGTAAAATTGATAAACTAA
- a CDS encoding histidine kinase: MDKRFIGWHIIFWTLIIGITLGVASVLLPIGNAILFTVVSCVFYAIVFYVNTLVLFPKFYVTTQSTKYFIFVFFLLLLATFFLVLIEQILIEPASISIRHSANPKVMMTARGFLWLLLMIVVGTVYLIQKRLKEQSLSHKEIQEIKLKTELKLLRSQINPHFLFNALNNIYALCYMKSDRAPMSILKLSNMLRYVIDDCASENVPIKSEIEYIKNYIDFQKMKSAEEMNVHFNYGELNPTIQIAPMLFIPFVENSFKYSMIEEFQNAKIEIELLSEADGKLKFLITNTIPPVSKVKPGVGTGISNVKQRLKIIYPEKHQLIISESENNYQVTLTIDTNDIKMHSN; this comes from the coding sequence ATGGATAAAAGATTTATTGGATGGCATATCATATTTTGGACTTTAATAATCGGAATTACCCTAGGAGTGGCATCGGTACTATTGCCTATTGGGAATGCCATTCTCTTTACTGTAGTCAGTTGCGTGTTTTATGCAATCGTATTTTATGTGAATACTTTGGTTTTGTTTCCTAAGTTTTATGTTACTACTCAATCAACTAAATATTTTATTTTTGTTTTTTTCTTACTATTATTAGCGACTTTCTTTTTGGTGTTGATTGAGCAGATTTTAATTGAACCAGCTTCAATTTCTATTAGACATAGCGCCAACCCTAAAGTAATGATGACGGCAAGAGGCTTTCTTTGGTTATTACTTATGATTGTTGTTGGTACAGTTTATTTAATTCAGAAGCGATTGAAAGAGCAATCATTGTCTCACAAAGAAATCCAGGAGATTAAACTCAAAACAGAATTAAAGCTTTTACGCTCGCAAATAAATCCTCATTTTCTTTTCAATGCGCTTAATAATATCTATGCCTTATGTTATATGAAATCTGATAGGGCTCCTATGAGTATATTGAAATTATCCAATATGCTACGATATGTGATTGATGATTGTGCGTCTGAAAATGTTCCTATTAAATCTGAAATTGAATACATTAAAAACTATATTGATTTCCAAAAAATGAAATCGGCCGAAGAAATGAACGTACACTTCAATTATGGGGAACTCAACCCTACTATTCAAATTGCACCAATGTTGTTCATCCCCTTTGTTGAAAATAGTTTTAAATATAGTATGATTGAAGAGTTTCAAAATGCAAAAATCGAAATTGAACTGCTTTCTGAAGCAGATGGGAAGCTAAAGTTTTTAATTACAAATACTATCCCACCTGTGTCAAAGGTAAAACCTGGTGTGGGAACTGGAATAAGTAATGTAAAACAAAGGTTGAAAATAATATATCCTGAGAAACATCAACTCATTATTAGTGAATCTGAAAACAATTATCAAGTAACTCTAACCATTGATACCAATGATATTAAGATGCATAGTAATTGA
- a CDS encoding response regulator transcription factor translates to MILRCIVIDDELLARQYVVDYIHKLPYLDLVGDYNSPLKAIDLIKSGKIDLMYLDIQMPEMSGLDFIRTLVNPPYVIITSAFKEFAIDGYELNVCDYLLKPFSFERFVSATNKVLALKETSFHDSKPQSNLQSETTLHDDYLVIRADRKHYKINYDDLVYVEGQKAYVTFHTINKRITALVSLKELEEKLPSTNFIRIHKSYIVSIKKIDTLEGNLIEIVGTKLPVGKNYRKDIANLFDLDG, encoded by the coding sequence ATGATATTAAGATGCATAGTAATTGATGATGAACTCCTAGCACGGCAGTATGTTGTGGATTACATTCACAAACTTCCATACCTGGATTTAGTCGGTGACTATAATTCACCTTTAAAGGCAATTGATTTGATTAAATCAGGAAAGATTGATTTAATGTATCTGGATATTCAAATGCCGGAAATGTCAGGTCTTGATTTTATTAGGACCCTAGTAAATCCTCCTTATGTAATTATAACTTCTGCTTTCAAGGAGTTTGCGATTGATGGTTATGAGCTTAATGTATGTGATTATTTACTTAAGCCATTCTCATTTGAACGTTTCGTTTCTGCCACAAATAAAGTACTTGCGTTAAAGGAGACCTCTTTTCATGATAGTAAACCTCAGAGTAATTTGCAATCAGAAACCACACTTCATGATGATTATCTGGTAATAAGAGCAGACCGCAAGCATTACAAAATAAATTATGATGATTTAGTTTACGTTGAAGGTCAAAAGGCATATGTAACTTTTCACACAATAAACAAACGTATTACTGCTCTGGTCTCACTTAAAGAACTTGAAGAAAAGCTGCCAAGTACAAACTTTATCAGAATACATAAATCATATATTGTTTCAATAAAAAAGATTGATACCCTGGAGGGAAACTTAATTGAAATTGTTGGGACTAAGTTGCCAGTCGGTAAAAATTACCGAAAGGATATAGCTAATTTATTTGATTTGGATGGTTGA
- a CDS encoding 1-deoxy-D-xylulose-5-phosphate synthase, which translates to MAAIAGDLLEKIVLPSDLRLLEKSELLQVCKELRQFIIDEVSNNPGHFGASLGVVELTVALHYVFNTPYDQIVWDVGHQAYGHKILTGRRELFHTNRKYKGISGFPNISESEYDSFGVGHSSTSISAALGMAIAAKLNKEDKQVVAVIGDGSMTAGLAFEGLNNAGIEKSNILIILNDNKMAIDPNAGALKDYLLDITTSSTYNKFRNEVWNLLGKLNKLGPDTRSLVQKIEGGLKSMLLKQSNLFEAFHFRYFGPVDGHDINSLVNVLKDLKKIKGPKLLHIQTTKGKGFELAELHQTKWHHAPGKFNIKTGELIENSSSENVAPKYQDVFGHTLVELAEKNEKIVGITPAMPSGCSMNIMMKKMPDRAFDVGIAEQHAVTFSAGLSIQNLLPFCNIYSSFMQRAYDQVIHDVALQNLNVVFCLDRAGLVGSDGATHHGAYDLAYMRLIPNLTIASPLNETELRNLMFTAQLENKGPFVIRYPRGNGENPDWQKSFKEIPVGKGQQIKNGNDIAILTIGPVGNMAVQASESSLLENISVAVFDMRFVKPIDTKLLHQIFSKFDKIITIEDGTIIGGFGSAILEFKNKYNYSSEIKILGIPDNFIEHGTQKELYKECKFDEASIINTIRHFAISK; encoded by the coding sequence ATGGCAGCAATAGCTGGAGATTTGTTAGAAAAAATAGTCTTACCTTCTGATTTAAGGCTACTTGAAAAAAGCGAATTATTGCAAGTTTGTAAAGAATTACGCCAATTTATCATTGATGAGGTGTCAAATAATCCTGGTCATTTTGGTGCAAGTCTCGGAGTTGTTGAATTGACTGTTGCTCTACATTATGTGTTTAACACTCCATACGACCAGATTGTATGGGATGTTGGCCATCAAGCATATGGGCATAAAATTTTAACTGGTAGAAGAGAACTTTTTCATACAAATCGCAAATATAAAGGTATTAGCGGTTTCCCGAATATTAGCGAAAGCGAATACGATTCGTTCGGAGTAGGTCATTCTTCAACATCTATTTCTGCAGCTTTAGGAATGGCAATTGCAGCAAAACTTAATAAAGAAGATAAGCAAGTTGTTGCAGTTATTGGCGATGGATCAATGACAGCTGGTCTGGCTTTCGAGGGATTAAATAATGCTGGTATTGAAAAATCGAATATTCTTATAATCCTGAACGACAACAAAATGGCAATTGACCCAAATGCCGGAGCCTTAAAGGATTATTTGTTAGATATTACCACATCTTCGACCTACAACAAATTCAGAAACGAGGTATGGAATCTTCTTGGGAAATTGAATAAATTGGGTCCCGATACTAGATCTTTAGTTCAAAAAATAGAAGGAGGATTGAAATCGATGCTGCTAAAGCAAAGTAATTTATTCGAAGCATTTCATTTCAGATATTTTGGACCAGTCGATGGGCATGATATTAACTCTTTAGTAAATGTTCTAAAAGATTTAAAGAAAATAAAAGGCCCAAAACTTCTTCATATTCAAACAACAAAAGGAAAAGGCTTTGAATTGGCAGAACTACATCAAACAAAATGGCATCATGCACCAGGGAAATTTAATATCAAAACAGGAGAATTAATTGAGAATTCATCTTCTGAAAATGTTGCACCAAAATATCAAGATGTTTTTGGACATACATTGGTAGAACTTGCCGAAAAAAATGAAAAAATTGTTGGAATTACCCCAGCAATGCCATCGGGATGCTCAATGAATATTATGATGAAAAAAATGCCAGACAGAGCATTTGATGTAGGCATAGCAGAACAACATGCTGTAACATTCTCGGCAGGATTGTCAATACAAAACTTACTCCCATTTTGCAATATATATTCAAGTTTTATGCAAAGAGCCTACGATCAGGTAATCCACGATGTAGCATTGCAAAATTTGAATGTGGTATTTTGCCTCGATAGGGCTGGGCTGGTTGGCTCTGATGGAGCAACTCATCATGGTGCATACGATTTGGCGTATATGCGACTCATACCAAATTTAACAATAGCATCGCCTTTGAATGAAACTGAATTGAGAAACTTAATGTTTACAGCTCAATTAGAAAACAAAGGACCATTTGTGATAAGGTATCCGCGCGGAAATGGCGAAAATCCAGATTGGCAAAAATCCTTCAAGGAAATTCCTGTTGGCAAAGGGCAGCAGATAAAAAATGGAAACGACATAGCAATTTTAACTATCGGTCCTGTTGGAAATATGGCTGTTCAAGCAAGCGAAAGTTCTTTATTAGAAAATATTTCAGTTGCTGTTTTCGACATGCGTTTTGTAAAACCAATAGATACAAAATTACTACATCAGATTTTTTCTAAATTTGACAAAATAATTACAATCGAAGATGGGACAATAATTGGTGGATTCGGAAGTGCAATTCTTGAATTTAAGAATAAATATAATTATTCTTCAGAAATTAAAATTCTTGGCATCCCTGATAATTTTATTGAGCACGGTACGCAAAAAGAATTATACAAAGAATGCAAGTTCGATGAAGCAAGTATTATTAATACCATTAGGCATTTCGCAATTTCCAAATAG